In a single window of the Acyrthosiphon pisum isolate AL4f chromosome X, pea_aphid_22Mar2018_4r6ur, whole genome shotgun sequence genome:
- the LOC115033878 gene encoding delta(24)-sterol reductase-like, which produces MFIDIGLYGEPNVSNYNSDTVKDLELFVLKSKGFKMMYVGTYLNIYMSSRKCLIIVCISV; this is translated from the exons ATGTTCATTGATATTGGTTTATACGGAGAGCCCAATGTGTCCAATTATAACTCAGATACGGTGAAGGATTTAGAACTATTTGTACTCAAGTCAAAAGG attTAAGATGATGTATGTCGGCacttatttgaatatatatatgagttcaagaaaatgtttaatcattGTTTGTATCAGCGTATAA
- the LOC100168876 gene encoding protein SEC13 homolog — protein MLSVASSFETIHKGQILSTDIDYYNKYVCTSSTDGVIQIIDSDKPDLYAPVIQLQEHVGPVWQVKFSHPKFGFLASCGSDGKLIIRTTNDKGEWKVIYQYDGHKSSTTSIDWAPYKSGAIIACSSVDGTISIHALNNNDWCVSKIPNAHVNGVNCISWSNELFNNNLLLVSGGNDNKIKIWQGQIGMWNIKYESDNQLSAIKDISWSPTPGLYKHVIASCASNGRVFVWGSDDFFDWAQTEIDPDNVQKQKISFSCFGTMLSVTMNSYAVRLWKQIDKQTWMCMDNSIANRKTLDRQNINVNQDIFASII, from the coding sequence ATGTTGTCAGTTGCCAGTTCATTCGAAACCATCCACAAGGGACAAATTCTTTCAACAGATAttgattattacaataaatatgtttgtactAGTTCTACGGATGGCGTTATTCAAATTATCGATAGTGACAAACCAGACTTGTATGCACCGGTGATACAATTACAAGAACATGTCGGTCCCGTATGGCAAGTAAAGTTTTCACATccaaaatttggatttttagcTTCGTGTGGATCAGATGGTAAACTAATTATACGTACAACTAATGACAAGGGTGAGTGGAAGGTTATTTATCAATATGATGGACACAAATCATCAACGACTTCTATAGATTGGGCGCCGTATAAATCTGGAGCAATCATAGCTTGTTCAAGTGTTGATGGTACTATTTCAATACATGctctaaataataatgattggtGTGTATCAAAGATCCCTAATGCTCATGTAAATGGTGTTAACTGCATCAGTTGGTCAAATGaattattcaacaataatttGCTATTAGTTAGCGGAGGAAATGATAATAAGATCAAAATATGGCAAGGTCAAATAGGTATGTGGAACATTAAGTATGAATCAGACAATCAATTATCTGCTATCAAAGACATAAGTTGGAGTCCAACTCCTGGTCTGTACAAACATGTAATTGCTAGCTGTGCTTCTAATGGTAGAGTATTTGTATGGGGAAgtgatgatttttttgattGGGCACAAACAGAAATTGACCCCGATAACgtgcaaaaacaaaaaattagtttttcttgTTTTGGAACTATGTTATCTGTTACAATGAACAGTTATGCTGTACGACTTTGGAAACAGATTGATAAACAAACTTGGATGTGTATGGATAATAGTATTGCAAACAGAAAAACTTTGGATCGTCAAAACATAAATGTTAATCAAGATATATTTGCttctattatttaa